The Arachis duranensis cultivar V14167 chromosome 2, aradu.V14167.gnm2.J7QH, whole genome shotgun sequence genome has a window encoding:
- the LOC107475182 gene encoding auxin transporter-like protein 2, producing the protein MLSQKQAEEAIVATTNSFNETEHEGGGGGGGGGVNGGTTREGEEREQDHSMFSVKSFLWHGGSVWDAWFSCASNQVAQVLLTLPYSFSQLGMLSGILLQIFYGIVGSWTAYLISVLYVEYRTRKEKENVSFKNHVIQWFEVLDGLLGPYWKAAGLAFNCTFLLFGSVIQLIACASNIYYINDKLDKRTWTYIFGACCATTVFIPSFHNYRIWSFLGLGMTTYTAWYLAIAALIHGQAENVTHSGPTKLVLYFTGATNILYTFGGHAVTVEIMHAMWKPQKFKYIYLLATLYVYTLTLPSAAAVYWAFGDQLLNHSNAFSLLPKNRFRDAAVILMLIHQFITFGFACTPLYFVWEKVIGMHDTRSICLRALARLPVVIPIWFLAIIFPFFGPINSAVGALLVSFTVYIIPSLAHMLTYRKASARQNAAEKPPFFMPSWTAMYVFNAFIVVWIFVVGFGFGGWASMTNFIRQIDTFGLFAKCYQCKPPLPPPHPAAVAPPPLHRHH; encoded by the exons ATGTTGTCTCAGAAACAAGCAGAGGAAGCAATAGTAGCCACCACCAACAGCTTCAACGAAACAGAACAtgaaggtggtggtggtggtggtggtggtggtgtcaATGGTGGAACAACAAGGGAAGGTGAAGAGAGAGAACAAGATCACTCTATGTTCAGTGTTAAGAGCTTCCTTTGGCATGGTGGTTCTGTTTGGGATGCATGGTTCAGCTGTGCTTCAAATcaa gtGGCTCAAGTGCTATTGACTCTGCCATATTCTTTCTCTCAATTGGGAATGCTCTCTGGGATTTTGCTTCAAATATTTTATGGCATAGTTGGAAGTTGGACTGCATATCTAATTAGTGTACTCTATGTTGAGTATAGAaccagaaaagaaaaggaaaatgttAGCTTCAAGAACCATGTCATTCAG TGGTTTGAAGTGCTTGATGGGTTATTGGGTCCATATTGGAAAGCAGCGGGTTTAGCCTTCAATTGTACTTTCCTCCTCTTTGGATCTGTGATACAGCTTATAGCATGTGCAAG TAACATATACTACATAAATGACAAATTGGACAAGCGAACTTGGACTTACATATTTGGAGCTTGTTGTGCAACCACCGTGTTCATACCTTCATTCCACAATTATCGTATATGGTCATTTCTGGGTCTTGGAATGACTACTTACACAGCTTGGTACTTAGCCATAGCAGCACTCATTCATGGCCAG GCAGAAAATGTGACGCACTCAGGTCCAACAAAGCTAGTGCTTTACTTCACCGGAGCCACTAACATACTATACACGTTTGGTGGACATGCTGTTACTGT AGAGATTATGCATGCCATGTGGAAGCCTCAAAAGTTCAAGTATATATACTTGTTGGCCACTCTCTACGTTTACACACTAACGCTTCCTTCTGCTGCCGCCGTTTATTGGGCGTTTGGTGATCAGCTTCTTAACCATTCTAATGCTTTCTCTTTGCTCCCCAAAAACCGTTTCCGTGACGCCGCCGTTATCCTTATGCTCATCCACCAG TTCATAACGTTCGGATTCGCGTGCACGCCGCTGTATTTCGTGTGGGAGAAGGTGATCGGAATGCACGACACAAGGAGCATATGTCTAAGGGCACTAGCGAGGCTGCCAGTGGTTATACCGATATGGTTCTTGGCAATAATCTTCCCATTTTTTGGGCCCATAAACTCAGCTGTTGGGGCACTGCTTGTTAGCTTCACTGTCTACATCATCCCCTCCTTAGCTCATATGCTTACTTACAGAAAAGCCTCCGCCAGACAG aATGCTGCAGAGAAGCCCCCTTTCTTCATGCCAAGTTGGACAGCAATGTATGTATTCAATGCATTCATTGTGGTGTGGATATTTGTGGTTGGGTTTGGGTTTGGAGGATGGGCCAGCATGACCAACTTTATTAGGCAAATTGACACATTTGGACTCTTTGCCAAGTGCTATCAATGCAAGCCCCCGTTGCCACCGCCGCATCCTGCGGCCGTCGCACCACCGCCTCTTCACCGTCATCACTAG
- the LOC107475246 gene encoding uncharacterized protein LOC107475246 — protein sequence MTTILNPMMANHETKFERLARQVERIARIVDYDVGDRQRMEENHEGIENVFKNENDNVLMGRENLQIIQWGQNADYVLARLCANQIGERYQVTRIVEDVLNGVGFNVDFMNRPYFVSAFSVVVQMAEVPRGVKNPKIITKFAGEVGKSTTEHIARYLFEIRNLANDENLKMKFFSSSLTKNAFT from the coding sequence ATGACTACCATCTTGAATCCCATGATGGCAAATCATGAGACAAAGTTTGAGCGTTTGGCTAGACAAGTTGAGCGGATTGCTCGAATTGTCGATTATGATGTGGGAGATAGGCAACGCATGGAAGAAAATCATGAGGGCATTGAAAATGTGTTTAAAAATGAGAATGATAATGTACTCATGGGTAGGGAAAATCTTCAAATAATTCAGTGGGGCCAAAATGCTGATTATGTGTTGGCTCGATTATGTGCCAATCAAATTGGTGAGCGCTATCAAGTCACAAGGATAGTTGAGGATGTGCTTAATGGGGTTGGATTCAATGTGGATTTTATGAATCGACCCTATTTTGTTTCTGCTTTTTCTGTTGTTGTTCAAATGGCAGAAGTGCCTAGAGGAGTAAAGAATCCTAAGATAATTACAAAATTCGCTGGAGAAGTTGGCAAATCAACTACTGAACATATTGCCCGATATTTATTTGAAATCAGAAATCTGGCTAATGACgagaatttaaaaatgaagTTCTTTTCTTCTTCGTTAACGAAGAATGCATTTACTTAG
- the LOC107475245 gene encoding UPF0481 protein At3g47200-like, which yields MGSNDWMVPIEFMVGSLDQGEVQACSICRIPDELREPKREAYVPKLVSVGPLHRGATRQLVLMEEPKWRYLKEFLERKGSSQESVSLGSRLRFCGSDILNLESVICACYGGDLELGAHEISKIMMVDGCFLLEFLLRLDDYLNLRPEERDRKYSEDPFLATEKKVVSVLNDIAMMENQIPFVVLKKLYRKVYRDGSEIKGDHRVANLVRRTFGYPPHNDSGTAHILHLMHSSTVEQGRQIQKGVRPACKELKRCATRLLAAGISIIPAGRRNGNTGNGNKFVDMFDFDIKFNKEETVLEIPPLHIKETTEVRWRNLIAWEQSRIWIRCKNTSYALFFRGLICCKHDIKWLEKKGVIINESKMSKEELLTMFRTIYKGAEHMDSSYSEMCVRLNQHKAKQVTQVFHGFATITWHHCWRVLEDIMFFSRTLYRVSIRDHIPNLWKFIGVVAAIALLILTVMQTYYSSRSSG from the coding sequence ATGGGAAGCAACGATTGGATGGTTCCAATTGAATTCATGGTGGGTTCTTTAGATCAAGGAGAGGTTCAGGCATGCAGCATATGTCGAATACCAGATGAGCTTCGAGAACCGAAAAGGGAAGCATACGTTCCGAAACTCGTTTCCGTGGGGCCATTGCATAGGGGAGCAACCAGGCAACTGGTCCTCATGGAAGAACCCAAATGGCGTTACCTCAAAGAATTTCTTGAACGCAAAGGAAGCTCCCAAGAAAGCGTTTCTTTAGGTTCAAGACTAAGATTCTGTGGCAGCGACATTCTCAATTTGGAATCAGTCATTTGTGCATGCTACGGTGGAGACTTGGAACTCGGAGCCCACGAGATATCCAAGATAATGATGGTGGATGGATGCTTCCTTTTGGAGTTTCTCCTCCGCCTCGACGATTACTTGAATTTGCGGCCGGAGGAGAGGGATAGAAAGTATTCAGAGGATCCATTCTTGGCGACAGAAAAGAAGGTGGTTTCTGTACTGAACGATATCGCAATGATGGAGAATCAAATCCCGTTCGTGGTTCTCAAGAAGCTATACAGAAAGGTGTACCGCGATGGCAGCGAAATAAAAGGTGATCATCGAGTAGCGAATTTAGTTCGCAGAACCTTCGGTTATCCACCGCACAACGACTCCGGCACGGCGCATATACTTCACTTGATGCACTCTTCCACCGTTGAACAGGGCCGTCAAATCCAAAAGGGAGTAAGACCAGCATGCAAAGAGCTAAAAAGATGCGCTACGAGGCTTCTAGCTGCCGGAATATCAATTATTCCAGCCGGTAGAAGAAACGGCAATACAGGTAACGGTAATAAATTTGTTGACATGTTTGACTTTgacataaaattcaataaagaAGAGACGGTACTGGAGATTCCGCCCTTGCATATTAAGGAAACTACGGAAGTGAGGTGGCGAAATTTGATTGCTTGGGAGCAGAGCAGGATTTGGATAAGATGCAAGAACACTTCATATGCCTTGTTCTTCCGAGGTTTGATTTGTTGTAAGCATGACATTAAATGGCTCGAGAAAAAGGGAGTGATAATCAATGaatcaaagatgagcaaggaaGAATTGTTGACAATGTTTCGGACGATTTATAAGGGAGCTGAGCACATGGATTCGAGTTACAGTGAGATGTGTGTAAGGCTAAACCAACACAAAGCGAAACAAGTCACACAAGTGTTCCATGGATTCGCCACAATCACTTGGCACCATTGTTGGCGAGTTTTGGAAGATATCATGTTCTTTTCGCGAACTTTATACCGTGTTTCGATCCGTGACCACATCCCTAACTTGTGGAAATTCATAGGAGTTGTGGCAGCTATTGCGCTGCTTATTCTCACCGTCATGCAGACATATTATTCATCTCGCTCGAGTGGGTAG